In Enoplosus armatus isolate fEnoArm2 chromosome 16, fEnoArm2.hap1, whole genome shotgun sequence, the genomic window GAGCAGCACATTTATTCCAAAACTGTGTATGATTTAGCCAAGAGGTGAAATATATAAAGAGAATAGCAGAGGGACAAGAACAGAGCCCTGAGGTGCTCCATATTTCACTTCAGAAAGTAATGTTAAAATAAGAAACACACTTCGAGTTTCAAGACGATCTAGGAGCATGTCGTAATTAATGGTCCAGCAACAGAAGCACTGAGCTGGAATCTGGATTCATGTCAGCAGAAGATCATTCACCACTTTGAGAAGTCGTGAGCAGCTGACAGATGTTTGGCTACAGAGTCAAAGAGCAATCTGGGGTTGTGCTTGTTGTCAGatgataatcaataatcaatacacTCTCATGCCATCAGAGGTAGAACACTCCTGCAGACCTGTAAACCAGAGCTCTGAATATACTTCTATATAAGCTTCTGGAGGGCGAGAGAGGGAGCTGCAGGAAACTCTGTAATTTCATGTAAAATCCTGATGAAttcatttgattgacagttaAATTCAACTGAAACTAACCTTTTGTACAGTTCTATAATTTCCTGAAAGTTTCTGTGTTCAAAACCAACTCTGATCAGATCTGTCAGTTTCAGCAGCCATCTGTGGAGCTGAATGAACACATGGAACTGAATCAGATTTATATTATTTACtaataaaaacatcaatgatacaaatgctgctgtttgtgtttgtgtccagatgCACACGTACGTCCACATACTCTGCTTCATATTGTATCAGTGCACATAACGAAGTCCATTTTTTACACGCTCGTATGAACATTCgccaagaaacaaaacattacatacatgtacatgtgaaCATATACCTGAGTCAGCACGCTAATTGATTCCATGCATTTCTTCAAAggtaaaattatgttttatttgagaTAATCACACATCCACGTGTCTCTGGTGCAGGTGTGTTGGAAAGATCCTGATTCATTGATCAGACTAACGTTTCATTCAACATGGATCTTAAATAGAGGAAGCTCCGCCCGTTCTGTGTGCACAGGTGTGGGACACGTCATCtcttgcgggggggggggggcatctgcAACATCATGATCTTCATTAGAAGCCTTCATAAAAGGCAAACAGAAGAACAGGGCAAATAAACATGAACCTGATGACGGTGACTGAACTGACTGAGGGTCAGTGaaagacacagcagacagacgtTCTCTGTGTTCCTTACGTTTATTGAAAGTCAGTTACAGAATAAATTCAAGCACATTATGTTGAACGCGAGGGCGTCATCAGACAGTTCATGATCTCCAACTGTCAGTTCGCTGAACTTCGACTaagtttgaaataataataataataatacattatcaAGTACCATATTTAGTGACGACTGCTACATAATTAACCACTTGTAGTAATAATTACAAGCTGACAAGCAGTTTCATCATGAAGGAGATTCAACAATCAGagcagctcttcttcttctcttccttttattttgacCTAACAGATTTAATCACTACTTGACGCTCAATGTTTATTCATGTTCAAATGGAACCTCAGAGGACAGCGATGGTGAGTTTTATGGATTTGGACAAAAGTTAAAGTACCTGCGCTGCCACACTGAAATACTGACAGCAGCTGTAGTtctttgtttaactttgttGAAACCACAGAAGTTTTAGTTTCAAACAGTCGCTGCTGTAGTGAATATAACCTCCATGTCTTTTTCTGAGAGAAAGTTTCAGTTACAGAAGCTGCTGGAACAATCCAAGTATCTAATACTGAAAAACTACAaattcaaaaatatattcaaagaATGACCACATAAAcagttttcaaagtaaaatatttcagcGCTATAAAGCAGAGGTTGTGCACTTgttcaaatctttatttttgcCCTCTACACAGGAGGATGTttacagccagcagacacacTCGCCCCCCACTCACTCGTTATCTTTGTGAATATAAATCCATGAATTGAGGACGTGAAGAGGTCTGACAGGAGTGTCCAAACATTAAACACACGTGTGGTTTTTGACCAGTAACTTCTTGTTGAACCCTTTGCCACAAACACTGCATTTATacagtttctctcctgtgtgaatTGTCATGTGCTCTGTAAGATGAACGTTTTGTTTAAAACTTTTACCACAGACTGAGCAGCTGAatggtttctctcctgtgtggatTCTCATGTGTGTCTTCAGATTTCCCTTCAGGCTGAACTTCTTACCACACTCAGTGCAGCTAAATGATTCCTTGGCAGGAACCTTCTTCTCCGTTTGACTCTGACGGAGCTGCGACGACTCACCGACACACTTGTGGGTTTTGAGCTGCGTGTACCAAGTGAATCTTTTGTCAcaagtgctgcagctgaagcgTTTCTCCTCTGTGTGGACTGACATGTGCAGCGTCATACGTCTTTTATGTGCAAACCTTTTATTGCAGAATGGACAACTAAAcggtttctctcctgtgtgaatCCTCATGTGGAGCTGCAAAGTTCCTTTCTGGCTGAAACGTTTGCCACAAAATGAGCATTCAAAcggtttctctcctgtgtgaatCCTCATGTGTGCCAAAATGTTTCCACTGCAGCTGAAACGTTTGTGACAAACTGAGCAACTGAatggtttctctcctgtgtgagtTCTCATGTGACTCATCAGATGGTCCCTGCGGCAAAATGTTCTCTCACACTGGGAGCAGCTGAATGACTCCTTGTCAGTGTTACAACTCACGCCACTAACAGAGGCCTCGTCGTTCATCAGAGGGTTTAAACCTGACTCAAGCTCCCGACTCTCCTTCCAACCTTCAACGTTAGCTTCAGTATCAGCTTCTGAAGGTTTATCGTTAGTAACCGGCTCTAAATGACGACCTGGATCTGTGGTCCCAGCTGGTTCTGCTCCTGTGTGAGTGCTactgaatgttttctttcctgtgtgGATTCTCATGTGTCTGCTAACATCTCCGCTGTATCTGAAACGTTTCTTACAGACAGAGCAGCTGAaaggtttctctcctgtgtgaagTCTCATGTGACTTATTGAGTTTCCCTTTTGAGAAAATCTTTTACCACAAAAGGAGCAGCTGAACGGTTTCTCTCCCGTATGAATTCTCATGTGTGCATTCAGATGTGGCTTGCGGCCGAATCTTTGACCACATTCAGAGCAGCTGAATGATCTCTCAATAGGATTACAGTTAATGTCACTAACAGGGACTAAACCAGACTGAGGGTCTCTGGTCTCCTCCCAGTCCCCATCACTGACTTCAGTCTCAGAGGAGTCTGAACTCTTGTCATCACTAACTGGTTCTAAATGTCTATCTGGAGCTGAGTTCCTGGCTGGTCCTGGTCCTCCACAGTCCTCTCCATCAGcttctgtttccatctgttCAGTTTGGCTCTGATGAAGCTGTGAGGACTgaggtttctcttcatcatcttcttcactcTTGAACGTGAACCTGGTGATAtcagcctcctccagccctcGAAGCTGCTCCCCCTCCTGACTGGTCCAGagttcctcctgttcctctttaATGTGTGGGGGCTCTGGTGGGCCCTCCTGGTCCAGACTGGGGCTCCagtcctgctgctcttcttcaccAACAATCACTTGTCGGACATCTGACGgtaaaactgaaacacagacagacgtTAATATCACTGTGAACCCTAGCCTGGTTAGCGTGGTTGTGATCCTTAATGTTTCTccttattcttttattcttattcaATTAGCGGaacgagacaaaaccagactggaaggagAGTCCTCCTCCCCACTGCGTCCTTCTCTGTATAAACCAGCCCAAGTTGCAGTTGTTCAGGAGTTATCAACATCACAGAGTCTTagatggagcattactgacatttgtgtcaattatttatttttcttgacaatatgtcagtatttgagtgcatcaactgttacagtaagaattatggccaatgagccactgttgaatgtttacatttttcaaaataaataacaaaaaatataattttctcatttttttgttttccctgctgtacctGAAGCGCATTGAAACGTGACCACAAAACCAAGGTACAAACCAAACCGTTTAGTGTACCATTACACCTCTAGATGCCTATAAACAATGCTGtgtcacatttacatgtttgtcagtcatgtttacatgtttgtcagtcatgttacatgtttgccagtcatgtttacatgtttatcagtcatatttacatgtttgtcaGCCAAGTTTACACGTTTATCAGTCATCTTACATGTTTATCAGTCGACTTACATGTTTGTCAGTCATGTttatcagtcatgtttacatgtttatcagTCATGTTACATGTTTATCAGTCATCTTACATGTTTATCagtcatatttacatgtttgtcagtcatgtttacatgtttatcagtcatgttacatgtttgtcagtcatgtttacatgtttgtcagtcatgtttaccagttatgttacatgtttatcagtcatgtttacatgtttatcagtcatatttacatgtttatcagTCGACTTACATGTttgtcagtcatgtttacatatttgtcagtcatgtttacatgtttgtcagtcatgtttacatgtttatcagtcatgttacatgtttatcagtcatgtttacatgtttgtcagtcatgtttacatgtttgtcagtcatgttacatgtttatcagtcatgtttacatgtttatcagtcatgtttacatgtttatcagtcatgttacatgtttgtcaatcatgtttacatgtttatcagtcatgtttacatgtttatcagTCGACTTACATGTttgtcagtcatgtttacatgtttgtcagtcatgtttacatgtttatcagtcatgttacatgtttatcagtcatgtttgcatgtttatcagtcatgttacatgtttgtcagtcatgtttacatgtttatcagtcatgtttacatgtttatcagTCGACTTACATGTttgtcagtcatgtttacatgtttgtcagtcatgtttacatgtttgtcagtcgtgtttacatgtttgtcagtcatgtttacatgaAGCCCCTCACTACAGTGTCTCTTCAGGCAACGATGGACCTTTCTCTCATTTCAACACCATATAACAGTTTGTTGTTATAACAACATACCAACTCATCAGGTTATGAGAACGTTTGTTTTAATAAGATGTTGAGTTCGTGATAAAACAAGTTAAAGTGATGTGTTGTTATCACAAGAAAAGTTTCTAGTAAAAACGGAATCATtagttattattaataatgagAAACTATGTCATAATAACATGAGATATTCTCCTTTTCAATTACAGGATGACGACATGATAATATATGACGATATGTAATATTGTTCGAAGACACTGAGCAAAtatttgttgtcatggtgacagcCACACGCTGCTGtaggagatgaagtattatttaTAGATGTTGATGATCCGACAATGAATGAATCATGAAACTCTTTTGTTTCCGGTTTTACAGCCTGACTTGAGTATTTTTCTGAGAGATGGTTCAGTATCTGTCCCTCAGCCTGAGGACGCCGTCCTGAACCTGAAGTCTTCCTCAGCTCCAGCAGACTTCATGCAAAGCATTCGGAGCGGATTTATTTCTCCTGCTCTTTCACTAATAAACATCCAGAAACATGAAATAACGAACATGTATCATACAACCGCTCCTGATGTCCAGAAGACATGAACCCtctgatgaaaacacattctCTTCAGACTGTGTAGGAATGGTTTAGCTAACCATAGcttagcaacattagcatcgCGGTGAACACGTTTCCCGCTGTAGGAAGAGAACAAACCTTCTCCTGGCAGCCTTATTTCAGGGTTTAAAACCACATGCAGCAGTCTGCGGTTTCGGTCCATCTTCACTCGACgacttttcttctgttgttcGGTTTTAACGGCTGCAGCCCGCCGACTGCTCACGTAAATATCAACTATCACTTCCGGGTacaagtttcaaaataaaaccctcTTTGAGGATCGTCCCGCAGACCGAGATTCTAATGTTGACTTTTGGTCTCGCGTGTTTATGTCGATGTTTGAG contains:
- the LOC139299323 gene encoding LOW QUALITY PROTEIN: zinc finger protein 3-like (The sequence of the model RefSeq protein was modified relative to this genomic sequence to represent the inferred CDS: deleted 1 base in 1 codon): MVTVSEVLPSDVRQVIVGEEEQQDWSPSLDQEGPPEPPHIKEEQEELWTSQEGEQLRGLEEADITRFTFKSEEDDEEKPQSSQLHQSQTEQMETEADGEDCGGPGPARNSAPDRHLEPVSDDKSSDSSETEVSDGDWEETRDPQSGLVPVSDINCNPIERSFSCSECGQRFGRKPHLNAHMRIHTGEKPFSCSFCGKRFSQKGNSISHMRLHTGEKPFSCSVCKKRFRYSGDVSRHMRTHTGEKPFSCSVCHKRFSCSGNILAHMRIHTGEKPFECSFCGKRFSQKGTLQLHMRIHTGEKPFSCPFCNKRFAHKRRMTLHMSVHTRRNASAAALVTKDSLGTRSSKPTSVSVSRRSSVRVKRRRRFLPRNHLAALSVVRSSA